A window of the Henckelia pumila isolate YLH828 chromosome 3, ASM3356847v2, whole genome shotgun sequence genome harbors these coding sequences:
- the LOC140890725 gene encoding spermidine hydroxycinnamoyl transferase-like, whose translation MVTLRATHIVRPAEPTPDGTMFFNASDQIKDISHTPTIYFYKHSAALDEGDAISILKDSLSKVLVLFYPLAGRLSWSAEGGSRVELQCNGKGVPIFEAESEAAVEDFGDFTPTSSIQALIPSVDYTTPIDEVPMVIVQLTRFRCGGVSIGLGVSHVMADGPSALHFVDQWAKIARGGELISAPYLDRKVLETEKRLDSTFDPSVLRPPPTLIGQEDNMEQRKKPITVAFLNLTKLQIEKLRNKANLELRQENGTTSRGYSRFEAVAAHIWRCTSRARGHVSDQQTSLHFPADFRNKMNPPIPRNYFGNALIRVEATDTSGNLLSNTLGTAAKKIREAVEKVTENTVRSYLDFLKNLPDVGRFRSLDNNGRPKGDFYGNPNLAIISWTALPLYGADFGWGKEIHMGPGPMGFDGKTFIIPSHNGDGSFNIAIWLQEEHMPEFKKCFYDQI comes from the coding sequence ATGGTCACTCTCAGAGCTACACATATCGTCCGGCCGGCGGAGCCAACCCCAGATGGAACCATGTTCTTCAACGCTTCTGATCAGATCAAAGATATATcgcacactcccactatttacTTCTACAAACACTCGGCTGCGTTGGATGAAGGGGATGCTATTTCGATTCTCAAGGATTCTCTGAGTAAAGTTCTGGTGCTGTTTTACCCGTTGGCGGGGCGGCTGAGTTGGTCGGCGGAAGGTGGCAGCAGGGTGGAGCTTCAGTGTAATGGAAAAGGTGTCCCGATTTTCGAGGCGGAGTCGGAGGCGGCGGTGGAGGACTTCGGAGATTTCACTCCCACATCTTCTATACAAGCTTTGATTCCGTCTGTAGATTACACCACCCCGATCGACGAGGTCCCGATGGTCATAGTGCAGCTGACGCGTTTCCGTTGCGGCGGAGTTAGCATCGGCCTCGGGGTGTCGCATGTCATGGCGGATGGGCCGAGTGCTCTCCACTTCGTCGACCAGTGGGCGAAGATCGCTCGCGGCGGTGAACTCATTTCTGCGCCGTACCTCGATCGGAAAGTGCTGGAAACGGAGAAGCGGCTTGATTCCACCTTCGACCCATCGGTTCTCCGGCCACCTCCGACTCTGATCGGCCAAGAGGACAACATGGAACAGAGAAAGAAGCCCATCACCGTTGCTTTTCTGAATCTCACCAAGCTACAAATCGAGAAGCTCCGCAACAAAGCCAACCTGGAACTCCGGCAAGAAAACGGCACAACCAGCCGCGGATACAGCCGATTCGAGGCCGTCGCAGCTCACATCTGGCGCTGCACGAGCAGAGCACGCGGCCACGTCTCCGACCAGCAAACCAGCCTACACTTCCCCGCAGATTTCCGCAACAAAATGAACCCACCCATCCCAAGAAACTACTTCGGAAACGCCCTGATTCGGGTCGAAGCCACCGATACTTCAGGAAACCTTTTATCGAACACCCTCGGCACAGCCGCCAAGAAAATACGCGAAGCAGTCGAAAAGGTGACTGAAAACACAGTCAGATCGTACTTGGATTTCTTGAAGAATCTACCAGACGTGGGTCGATTCAGATCACTGGATAACAACGGGCGGCCGAAGGGAGATTTCTACGGAAACCCGAATCTGGCGATCATCAGCTGGACGGCGCTGCCGCTCTACGGCGCCGATTTCGGGTGGGGGAAGGAGATCCATATGGGCCCTGGACCGATGGGTTTCGATGGGAAAACCTTCATAATTCCCAGTCATAATGGAGATGGATCGTTTAATATTGCCATATGGCTGCAAGAAGAACACATGCCAGAATTCAAGAAATGCTTCTATGATCAaatatga